The Ptychodera flava strain L36383 chromosome 14, AS_Pfla_20210202, whole genome shotgun sequence genome segment ATTTAATGAAATACTGGCAGCCAATGGTGGCATGAATTTCCACGGTGGAATTACGTTGAATGAAACTCAACGACGACGTGATCAAAATGCCGACCCCGAACTTTCAAAGGTCATGCTTATCAATGCATGCATTGACCAAATTAACACGCGTTTCCGTTCTTTCGACGACGACCCGATCTTAGACGCAACGAAAGtgtttgaccccagtaattggcCTCAGAATCGCGACGCATTGCGCACGTATGGTGTAGCTCAAATAAATACCCTAGTCACCAACTTCCGCGATTTGCTTCGACGTCAACCTGACTTCAGTGAGGACGACGTTGCTCTCGAATGGACAGGGCTAAAACCCGTCGTTTCCGCAATCGTTAATGTGGACCCAAGGCTCCGTTTTTTAGATATCTGGCAACGAGTACTTCGACAGAACTTGGCTGAATTTCATAGCATTCTTCTAATCGTCAAGATCGTACTATTGATCCCAATACATACGAGCGAATGTGAAAGAGGTTTCTCCGTAATGGGCCGAATAAAATCTGATTGGCGTGCAACGTTGAACACAGACACcttgtctgatctgataagGATCGCTCTCGACGGACCGCGTCTGGAGGACTTCGACCTGAGACGAGCCATTGAACGATGGTTTCGTAGTTGTCAACGTCATCCTTACATTTTACCATACGGTCAGAGGGAAGATAGTTCAAGTGACGATGAGTAACTCTTGGCGGTTGCACTAGATATTTGTGTAGATACTGGTTGCTGTTacataaatttgtatttgttatCATCAAgatttgattgaaaaaaataacttttcaaCAACATCAATGACATTGTGCCAC includes the following:
- the LOC139150532 gene encoding zinc finger protein 862-like, translating into MERGTAVAIIDAIDRAFQTEMNMANNEWKQNLVGMATDGASVMVGARSGVTTRVRQDVNHLVGIHCTAHKLELCLKSAMKQSPSYSKIEDFLIHIFKFYNNSPRNFAALKEAGNAHMIRVLKPSNVLGTRWIDHHKRAIIRDWLPNVTHMQDIVTPGSDHTNDSKNKAHGFLANLKDFCFIKSMYILLDVYRNLGRLSLLFQRNDTSLQSVKNGIQQAIDNFRVLAENPGPSETEFNEILAANGGMNFHGGITLNETQRRRDQNADPELSKVMLINACIDQINTRFRSFDDDPILDATKVFDPSNWPQNRDALRTYGVAQINTLVTNFRDLLRRQPDFSEDDVALEWTGLKPVVSAIVNVDPRLRFLDIWQRVLRQNLAEFHSILLIVKIVLLIPIHTSECERGFSVMGRIKSDWRATLNTDTLSDLIRIALDGPRLEDFDLRRAIERWFRSCQRHPYILPYGQREDSSSDDE